The Hippoglossus hippoglossus isolate fHipHip1 chromosome 24, fHipHip1.pri, whole genome shotgun sequence genomic interval TGtgtttactttgaaatgtaAGTCACTGTTGGTATGAAGCTGTTTGACACGACTGTTGAGCTACATAAAACAACCATGATATATAATATCTGTGAGAACAAAGACAATAACTCAGTGAACCTTGCCGTGGGATGTACATGTTGAAGCTGTCATGGAGGTGGatcagagtcatttgacctgtgTATTAACCAGTGTTTAGTTTCAAGTCACTTAAACATACAAGGAACAAAAAGACGCCATGAGGTTATGTACAGTAACAGTGAAGGGTGTAGCCACCACCTGTCTTTAAGACACTTGGTTGTGAAACCTGCATCATTTAAACAGGACAAATCAAATGGGATTGTCATTAGATGCACTGTTACACTTTTTGACCGTTTTCCTCCACCTGATGTCCTGAACTGTCAGGAAATGTTTATTATCACTGGTATCAGATGAACTAAAACTCTTTAACACACCGTGTCAATGATGATTTTCTGATATGATGCAGTTTAAAATGTTGGTGCTCAGTGGCGTTGGTGCACATGAACAGGTCACACATAAGTTAACGTGGGTTATTGAGTTTACACTCAAGTCTGATCCAGTTGAGTCGTATCAGGAGAGAAGTCTCCCCACAGCGCCCGTTTAACATCTCTCTCCATGGTTTCCTCTCCTTTCTGCAGGGCGATGGCGAGGCCGAGCCACAGCGACCACGTCCTCCAGCAGCTCAACAACCAGCGGGAGTGGGGCTTCCTGTGTGACTGCCTCATCGCCATCGGTGACATTTACTTCAGGGCACACAAGGCCGTCCTGGCGGCCTGCAGCTCCTACTTCAGGATGATGTTTATCCGGGACCAGCAGGGGACGGGCCGACTGGACCTCAGCAACATGCAGATCAGCGCTGAGTGCTTTGACCTCATCCTGCAGCTCATGTACCTTGGACGCATCGTCGTGGGGAGCTATGAGTTTGATGAGCTCAAGTCGTCCATGGCGTACCTGCAGATGTACTACATCCCTGACTCACTGGAGGATCTCAGGGACATCAGGAGCTCCAACCTCACCccatcctcctctgcctcctcctcctcttcgtccagCTCCTCTACCGGCCCCGCTAGTGGGAAAATGATGTTTGGAGTCCGCATGTATGAGCAGCAGAGGCCTGCTGCACCAGAAGTGGAGCACTTACCGAAACCTGTTAGCAGCAGCGCCGGACGTCCAGCTGTTCCGGCTACCATCACCAGGCCAGTGGTGGTGGCGGAGGAGGTGGTGAACACTCCTCTGATCGTGGCACCCCCAGCTGTGGACGGAGCAGTTGAGCAGCCATGTGACTTGAGAAAGAGGTCCAGCGGCAGAAGTTCAACTCTCAAAGACCGTCCTCGGTTCGGCCGCACCTATACCTGCGATGACTGTGGCTTCGTCTTCAGCTGTGAGAAGCTTTTAATCGAGCACATTCTTACCTGCACCAACCGGAAGGCCTATCATCCTCCAAGAGGTAACGCAGAGGGCGACAATGACTCAAATAAAGCTGAAAGCTCTGCATCTGAGAGCATTGAGGAACACAGGGTTCACTGTAAAGGTGAGGATGAGTGGCCAGAGGCCAAGGACAACTCTGACCTCACCATCAGGTCGGTGGCAGCTGGGACAGATGGCGAGCCCAGGTCAACTCGGAGCATCTCCATCAAGACAGAACCAGAAGAAATCATGTTCCCTGAAATAGAAGTGGTCAGAGTCGGCGAGCATGCCAAAAGAGACTGTAGCACAAGGTTTAATGACGTAACAAATAAAGACCTGTTGAGAGAGAAAACGGGTTCGGACCGGGACCTAGAGCCCAACGTCTCAGGCTTGGAGAACAGCAGTGAGCCTTTTGAAGTCCACATGTCCAGCTGTGACGATTCAGGGATTCCTGTGAAACTTCGTAAAGTTAAAGAAGAGAAGCAAGACGCTGACGCCCCCTGTGAACTCTGTGGCACTCTATTAACAGAGGAGGACAAGTCGGCCCACTACCTGTCCAACCACATGGGCCACATATGTGCCTGTGGACGCTGTGGTCAGGTGCTGATCAAAGGTCGGCAGCTTCAAGAGCATGCGGAGCGCTGTGGAGAATCCCAAGGTGGTGAGTCAGACTCCCACGGGGAGGACGAGGCATCGCTGCTGGAGGAGCCGCAGGGGATGGAGGAGGGCCTGCTGGAGGCCACCGACCTGGCCTGCCCTCACTGCGGTCTACTTTTCCAGAATGAGAGTGTGGCGCTGGAGCACGCCTTGTCCTGCCACGACCAGGAGCTGTTCCGCCCGGTGCTGATGGAGGAGGGTGCCGAACCAGATCACCGCCGCAAACACTTCTGCAGCATTTGCGGCAAAGGCTTCTACCAGCGCTGCCACCTGCGGGAGCACTACACCGTCCACACCAAGGAGAAGCAGTTCACCTGCCAGACCTGTGGGAAGCAATTCCTGCGGGAGCGCCAGCTCCgactacacacagacatgcacaaaGGCATGGCGCGCTACGTGTGCCCGGTCTGCGACCAGGGAACCTTCCTCAAACACGACCACGTCCGACACATGATCTCCCAcctgtctgcaggagaaacCATCTGTCAAGTTTGTTTCCAGATCTTCCCTGGTGGAGAGCAGCTGGAAAAACACATGGACGTCCACCTGTACATCTGCGGTGTCTGTGGCGAGAAGTTCCGCCTCCGTAAAGACATGAGGAGCCACTATAACTCCAAACATACCAAGAGACTATAGAATCATCGTAAACATCCTCTGCTTTTATTCTAGTTTATGACCCAAGAAAGCCATAACTGTGAGAACAAACATATGCACTTGAACCCCAAAAATCTTAATCTGCACTTTTAAAGTATATGCATAACCCATGCGCTCGTACTGCGAAAGCAGCGGGGCTGGTGATTGGTCTCTCTGTtatgactttttcattttgataaGATG includes:
- the zbtb1 gene encoding zinc finger and BTB domain-containing protein 1, whose protein sequence is MARPSHSDHVLQQLNNQREWGFLCDCLIAIGDIYFRAHKAVLAACSSYFRMMFIRDQQGTGRLDLSNMQISAECFDLILQLMYLGRIVVGSYEFDELKSSMAYLQMYYIPDSLEDLRDIRSSNLTPSSSASSSSSSSSSTGPASGKMMFGVRMYEQQRPAAPEVEHLPKPVSSSAGRPAVPATITRPVVVAEEVVNTPLIVAPPAVDGAVEQPCDLRKRSSGRSSTLKDRPRFGRTYTCDDCGFVFSCEKLLIEHILTCTNRKAYHPPRGNAEGDNDSNKAESSASESIEEHRVHCKGEDEWPEAKDNSDLTIRSVAAGTDGEPRSTRSISIKTEPEEIMFPEIEVVRVGEHAKRDCSTRFNDVTNKDLLREKTGSDRDLEPNVSGLENSSEPFEVHMSSCDDSGIPVKLRKVKEEKQDADAPCELCGTLLTEEDKSAHYLSNHMGHICACGRCGQVLIKGRQLQEHAERCGESQGGESDSHGEDEASLLEEPQGMEEGLLEATDLACPHCGLLFQNESVALEHALSCHDQELFRPVLMEEGAEPDHRRKHFCSICGKGFYQRCHLREHYTVHTKEKQFTCQTCGKQFLRERQLRLHTDMHKGMARYVCPVCDQGTFLKHDHVRHMISHLSAGETICQVCFQIFPGGEQLEKHMDVHLYICGVCGEKFRLRKDMRSHYNSKHTKRL